The sequence TAGTGAATATTTCTACATATAGAAAAACAGCattaaaaatatagaaaaaaataattttgaaatggtTTAGCGTCAAATATAGGACTTTGCAAGCGGTAAAATacataataatataaataattctTCGATTCTAATATAGTTTTACACAGCTGTTCCCGTGCCTGATAACCGCTAGAAACTAGCAAGGACTCGAAATAAAAAGATTaggacttccggtgaaactctcaacgggtgagcacgttgcatcgtgttagtccggggaaaattcgagtatttcgcaagaaagaaaggattttcagccgtactttgacgattcgacgcagccacacagcgagattttcgcttgtagtcaagtgaaaagaaagtccactggactataaacgaaaattaactggcaatatagccttagttgctgtgtcATCAATTCGgcatcatctcaagtgaggtgacgccaaccagaaaggaagaagaagaaaaagattagAGAAGTATGGCATCGGACTCGTTGCAATATGATGCTGCTCTCGGTGGCTCGGTACAACTACCGGATGAGGTTGACTCGGAACGGTTCAATGAGGAgagaataattgaaataaaaacaatgcTTCGTAACATTGCTAGCACAGATAAACAAACCAAACTGATGCATCAATCTTTGCCCCTTCATATGCGTCGACGTGCTATGACCTACAATCCCAAACGGTTACCACGAAAATTTAGAGTCATTCATTTGTCCCAGTTCAGTAAAAGTGGACAACCGGAACGGAAGAAGCGACCGTCGAGAAAGTACCGTCGAAAGGCAAATGTCTTGCTTGAGGAGTATGAGCGAAGGAAGCGAACCAACGTTTGGTTAGAAACGCATATTTGGCATGCCAAACGATTTCACATGTTGAACAAATGGGGATACAAAATTCCTTTCACGCCTACCAGCAAAGCATATCGGGCTTGTTACCGCGCTACCTCCAAACATTGTCTTCTGCAGGATGTTTCGTACTTTGGGTGCATTGAAATTCAAGGTGAAGAGTTATTACTAAGTAAAAGACTGAAACAATTTTGTAGTGAAAAGGTTGGCCTAACTATTGTCGCAAAAGCTTTTCTTGAAGGAAAAAGATCAGGATATGTTTGGATCTTTGAAAGAGACAAGTTTCCTTATAAATGTATTGGAAAAATTAGATTCTTATGGAGAGCAGGAGAAACTGACAACAGAAGAACCTTGTGGCTATTCGCTCATCCAGTATTCTATCGAAAACTTGTAGTAGAACTAGTGAATGCTTTCAATTTAAAGGATACCTATGAAAACGATATGGAGATGGATGTGGGCCACAAAGCTTCAAAAACTATGAATAATCCCGGTACAATAAGAATCCCTAAGTATGTAAATGATTCTTTAGGAGTCACCATTTTAGAGTTGAAAGATACAATAAACTATTTTCGACTCACCGGTCCGCTTTCACATTCAATTTTAAGCAAAGCTTTGAAAGTGTGTGAACCTTCCGAAaacgtcaatcaaaacaattggTACTCGGAATGGTTCCAACAAACAGACAACAAAAATATTGTTGATGAACAGTTTAAATTATGGCATGCAACATGCAAGCTGACCTCTAGTGGTGAATTGAGTCCAGGGATTGTTTTTGGACTTGTAATAAAAGATCCTCGTCTCAACCGGCCATGTAAGAGAACAAAAGCAATTCCTTCGGTGATTATGAAGCCAGAGCCGTTGCCAGAATGCAATTTTCTTACCGCTTGCTCGCCTTTGTGGAATACGTCCATAAGGGACAGAATAGCAAAAGAGATGCAATCGACTCATGCTTTGAATTCTAAAAAGAACAAAGAATGCTTAGTTCCAGGTGAATATTGTTCCTCGGATGGTAGTGTCCAACCAATTCCAATCATACTTATGCAAAACACCGGTTCTCAGAATGGGCAATTCAAAAGACTTGGTTACGGTGCAGGCTGGGATTTGATTGCCCCCGCAGGCTATGGGCTGCC comes from Malaya genurostris strain Urasoe2022 chromosome 3, Malgen_1.1, whole genome shotgun sequence and encodes:
- the LOC131437487 gene encoding ribonucleases P/MRP protein subunit POP1 gives rise to the protein MASDSLQYDAALGGSVQLPDEVDSERFNEERIIEIKTMLRNIASTDKQTKLMHQSLPLHMRRRAMTYNPKRLPRKFRVIHLSQFSKSGQPERKKRPSRKYRRKANVLLEEYERRKRTNVWLETHIWHAKRFHMLNKWGYKIPFTPTSKAYRACYRATSKHCLLQDVSYFGCIEIQGEELLLSKRLKQFCSEKVGLTIVAKAFLEGKRSGYVWIFERDKFPYKCIGKIRFLWRAGETDNRRTLWLFAHPVFYRKLVVELVNAFNLKDTYENDMEMDVGHKASKTMNNPGTIRIPKYVNDSLGVTILELKDTINYFRLTGPLSHSILSKALKVCEPSENVNQNNWYSEWFQQTDNKNIVDEQFKLWHATCKLTSSGELSPGIVFGLVIKDPRLNRPCKRTKAIPSVIMKPEPLPECNFLTACSPLWNTSIRDRIAKEMQSTHALNSKKNKECLVPGEYCSSDGSVQPIPIILMQNTGSQNGQFKRLGYGAGWDLIAPAGYGLPLWQTLIMWGAKPAGVKELDMQALETGVDLNRIPDTVLGKSEADIEYEKKWSKYFARPSNRRVNYKKIAIASPFRCPWSQLVSEWSVLKNSSFFVLRDQEVLSKVQMAINRRFNIQSAGLPSQCLIPISLTMKSRGNPGDNALICLPHRHDFRQNKQQKQVSDNSPVYIEELRKDPNQKERLLLRRHHLKLLKRLRCRRIREKKIRQRKNPGKLIRISKPNNQELVKQQLSKMRELWLPEVPETIRNQCSRECFGYVTQCSFSLTEANVAALGYVTADGLKKLFKICSKGTLKVLVRGTKSRCYRFASFKIQNE